From a region of the Bacillus smithii genome:
- a CDS encoding helix-turn-helix domain-containing protein: MANQLKDTLRVFVVPTEILDMEELTTHEKMVYIVLRSYANSQDDTAFPSYDTIAKKASMHRRTAIKCVEKLVKLGLLVKEERKKVNKNGKISPTSNLYTIRRPAEIKNEVVNPSESNTPPLVNDMHYPSEPDSLPLVNEIHHPSESDSPEQKNIKITNDKRLKENYRERDLLKGAEIEEELKDYIEERLEEFEEKGIDLQMVINWIEANTEFYSFSEFAVGINQLLEFPEPIKNPIRFLNSTFADIEKYVKDFRKKQLKKGKKEMAAKKKQQQPHFQPQPQAVFYNWLEQ; this comes from the coding sequence ATGGCAAATCAATTAAAAGACACATTGAGAGTTTTCGTTGTACCAACTGAAATTCTAGACATGGAAGAGCTAACAACACACGAAAAAATGGTTTATATCGTTTTGCGTTCTTATGCAAACAGCCAAGATGACACAGCTTTTCCTTCGTATGACACGATAGCAAAAAAAGCATCAATGCACAGAAGAACAGCCATTAAATGTGTTGAGAAATTAGTGAAATTGGGGCTATTGGTTAAAGAAGAAAGAAAAAAAGTAAACAAAAACGGTAAGATCAGCCCAACATCTAACCTTTACACTATCCGTCGCCCTGCTGAAATTAAAAATGAAGTAGTGAACCCTAGTGAATCTAATACACCACCCCTAGTGAATGACATGCACTACCCTAGTGAACCAGATTCACTACCCCTAGTGAACGAGATTCACCACCCTAGTGAATCAGATTCACCCGAACAAAAGAATATTAAAATAACCAATGATAAAAGATTAAAAGAAAATTATAGAGAGAGAGACTTATTAAAAGGGGCGGAAATTGAAGAAGAACTGAAAGATTACATAGAAGAACGATTAGAAGAATTTGAGGAAAAGGGAATTGATTTACAAATGGTAATAAATTGGATTGAAGCTAATACGGAATTCTATAGTTTCTCTGAATTCGCTGTAGGTATTAATCAGCTTTTAGAGTTTCCAGAACCTATTAAAAATCCTATTCGCTTTTTGAATAGCACTTTTGCCGATATTGAAAAATACGTTAAAGATTTTCGTAAAAAACAACTGAAAAAAGGTAAAAAGGAAATGGCAGCGAAAAAGAAACAACAACAACCACACTTCCAACCACAACCACAAGCAGTTTTTTATAATTGGCTTGAACAGTGA
- a CDS encoding MerR family transcriptional regulator produces MSEYLTIAELAEQAGIPNSTCRRYLANFELFFVVKGGSRLKKYEAEAVNILKRIKQLYDEGKDTNEIRNILANEFPLVINHDEQRETSEKVTNTPTLATSEDVEEIKKALEEQKKFNEMLLKKLDEQSRYIKESLEKRDRQLMESLTQSLEIRQARIEAAITEKETQKSFFSRLFSKKGKEK; encoded by the coding sequence ATGAGTGAATATCTAACAATTGCAGAATTGGCAGAGCAGGCAGGTATTCCGAATTCAACTTGTAGGCGCTATTTGGCTAATTTTGAATTGTTCTTCGTGGTTAAAGGTGGAAGTCGATTAAAAAAATATGAAGCTGAAGCTGTAAACATCCTCAAAAGGATAAAGCAACTTTATGATGAGGGAAAAGATACAAATGAGATCCGCAACATCTTAGCCAATGAGTTTCCTTTGGTGATTAACCATGATGAACAACGAGAAACAAGTGAGAAAGTTACAAACACACCAACATTGGCAACCAGTGAGGATGTTGAAGAGATCAAAAAAGCACTGGAAGAACAAAAGAAATTCAATGAAATGCTATTAAAAAAGTTAGACGAACAAAGCCGATACATCAAAGAGTCATTGGAGAAACGTGATCGACAACTCATGGAGTCCTTGACTCAATCTTTGGAAATTAGACAAGCTAGAATTGAAGCAGCCATAACAGAAAAAGAGACACAAAAAAGTTTTTTTTCACGTTTGTTTTCCAAAAAAGGGAAAGAAAAATAA
- a CDS encoding antitoxin VbhA family protein produces MKYSKETLQKKFSSVKASLEIEGLKVTKEIEDLVIAKAAGEISFDQFKREAARLAGKQ; encoded by the coding sequence ATGAAATATTCAAAGGAAACGTTACAAAAGAAATTTTCGTCTGTAAAAGCTTCACTTGAAATCGAAGGCTTAAAAGTAACGAAAGAAATTGAGGATCTAGTCATTGCAAAAGCAGCAGGAGAGATTTCTTTTGATCAGTTTAAACGTGAAGCAGCTAGGTTGGCAGGGAAACAGTGA
- a CDS encoding tyrosine-type recombinase/integrase gives MKWALKRHCLPRDYILFVLGCETGLRVGDLLKIKTEAILRLKNKKEKVLRVKEGKTQKIRDIYIGHCFEEVYEYAAGLDSEWLFPSRKGNRPITPTQAYRQLKKAADFAGVEHVGNHTLRKTFGYWFYKATKDIAMLQEILNHSHPSVTLRYIGITEEETQNVLKHFSVFQDK, from the coding sequence ATGAAATGGGCGTTAAAACGCCACTGTTTGCCCCGAGATTACATTTTATTTGTGTTAGGGTGTGAAACAGGCCTACGGGTTGGAGACCTGCTTAAAATCAAAACGGAAGCGATTCTGAGGCTGAAAAACAAAAAAGAGAAGGTTTTACGAGTAAAAGAAGGAAAAACCCAAAAAATCCGCGATATTTATATTGGCCATTGTTTTGAGGAAGTGTATGAATACGCAGCTGGATTAGACAGTGAGTGGCTCTTTCCATCAAGGAAAGGAAACCGGCCGATTACACCGACACAGGCTTACCGCCAGCTGAAAAAGGCGGCTGATTTTGCCGGGGTGGAGCATGTCGGCAATCATACGCTCAGAAAAACATTTGGCTATTGGTTTTATAAAGCCACGAAAGATATTGCCATGTTGCAAGAGATTTTGAACCATTCTCATCCTTCTGTTACTCTCCGTTATATCGGGATCACAGAAGAAGAAACTCAAAATGTCTTGAAACATTTTAGCGTGTTTCAGGATAAATAA
- a CDS encoding AbrB/MazE/SpoVT family DNA-binding domain-containing protein: MATTVQKWGNSLAVRIPKDVAERVAIHQGSEIELRVIDDKKITLVPKQKKYTLEELLKQAKPENRHKEIDFGIEGNELI; encoded by the coding sequence ATGGCAACAACTGTTCAAAAGTGGGGAAATAGTCTTGCAGTTCGTATCCCTAAAGATGTTGCTGAGCGAGTTGCGATTCATCAAGGCTCCGAAATCGAGTTAAGAGTTATAGATGATAAGAAAATCACATTAGTTCCAAAACAGAAGAAATACACGTTAGAAGAACTTTTAAAGCAAGCAAAGCCGGAAAATCGTCATAAGGAAATTGATTTTGGTATTGAAGGGAATGAATTAATTTGA
- a CDS encoding type II toxin-antitoxin system PemK/MazF family toxin: MTQAPDRGDLVYLNFNPQSGHEQAGRRPGIVLSPKEFNEITRFALICPITNTVKGWPFEVELPEGLAIQGAILTDQVKSLDWVSRKIQIKDQAPPEIVTECLNKIHTFL, encoded by the coding sequence TTGACCCAAGCACCAGACCGTGGGGATTTGGTTTATCTAAATTTCAACCCACAATCTGGACACGAACAAGCAGGACGTCGCCCAGGTATTGTATTGTCCCCGAAAGAATTTAATGAAATAACACGATTTGCACTTATTTGTCCAATTACAAACACAGTAAAGGGTTGGCCTTTTGAAGTAGAGCTCCCAGAAGGTTTAGCCATTCAGGGAGCTATTTTGACTGATCAAGTTAAAAGTTTAGATTGGGTATCCAGAAAGATTCAAATTAAGGATCAAGCACCACCCGAAATTGTAACTGAGTGTTTGAACAAAATACATACTTTTTTGTAA